A segment of the Robbsia sp. KACC 23696 genome:
GATGCCGACCGGGTGCGCCGTTTCCAGCCAACTCAGCCAGGCGTCGAGCGTCGAAAAATCGCCGTGCGCGCCCGGGGGCGCCGTCACGGTCTGGCGATCGGCGTCATCGGACGAGGAAGGAAGCGGCGCTGTAGGATCGGACGTCATCGATGTGGGAAAGGGGGGCGCGCGCGGCCGCCCGAGGGCGACCGCTGGGGTGTCAGACGTATCAGACCGGCGAGGTCAGGACCGGGTCCTGCATCGAGCGACCCAACAAGGCGATCAGACGCGCGATTTCGTCGCGCATCTTGCGGCGGTCGACGATCATGTCGATAGCGCCCTTCTGCAGCAGGAACTCCGAGCGCTGGAAGCCTTCCGGCAGCTTCTCACGCACCGTTTGTTCGATCACGCGCGGACCGGCAAAACCGATCAGCGCCTTCGGTTCGGCGATCACCACGTCGCCGAGGAAGGCGAAGCTCGCGGACACGCCGCCCATCGTCGGATCGGTCAGTACCGAAATAAAGGGCAGCTTCTTTTCCGCCAACTGCGTCAACATCGCGGTCGTCTTGGCCATCTGCATCAACGACAGCAGGCTTTCCTGCATCCGCGCGCCGCCGGAGGCCGTCACGCAGATGAAAGGCGCGTTCTGGTCCAGCGCGTTCTGCGCGCCGCGGGCAAAGCGCTCGCCCACGACCGAACCCATCGAACCGCCCATGAAGGCGAATTCGAATGCGGCGACGACCACCGGTTGCGTATGGATTGCACCGCCCATCACGACCATCGCATCGGTCTCGCCGGTGTCTTCCATCGCATCCTTGATGCGATCCGGATACTTCTTGCTGTCCTTGAACTTCAGCGCATCAATCGGCA
Coding sequences within it:
- the accD gene encoding acetyl-CoA carboxylase, carboxyltransferase subunit beta, which codes for MSWLDKLLPPKIQQSNRAARRGIPEGLWIKCPSCEAVLYRNDVDANLYVCPKCNHHMRIGARARIDSLLDAEGRYEIGSEVVPIDALKFKDSKKYPDRIKDAMEDTGETDAMVVMGGAIHTQPVVVAAFEFAFMGGSMGSVVGERFARGAQNALDQNAPFICVTASGGARMQESLLSLMQMAKTTAMLTQLAEKKLPFISVLTDPTMGGVSASFAFLGDVVIAEPKALIGFAGPRVIEQTVREKLPEGFQRSEFLLQKGAIDMIVDRRKMRDEIARLIALLGRSMQDPVLTSPV